The Canis lupus dingo isolate Sandy chromosome 11, ASM325472v2, whole genome shotgun sequence genome includes a region encoding these proteins:
- the C11H9orf131 gene encoding LOW QUALITY PROTEIN: uncharacterized protein C9orf131 homolog (The sequence of the model RefSeq protein was modified relative to this genomic sequence to represent the inferred CDS: inserted 1 base in 1 codon) — protein sequence MEWLIEGLLGTEGDMGLLWSQLTHALACRHCGSSCLQSPGNLVTLFLFMIWQIRRWWQLGSWRQLQLWYSGDMMQSKSLPLLYHVAFLDHLWKQKSEEEEEEEEEEEDVSLDPLKPCSLPKEAPLGEEATTAPSQPPCGPEDLQKAIRTPKQVHTRTPSPSRSFPTFQILTNLPMKHKTASGNYLHQRKSQFFWGLPSLHSESLEAILLSSGGPSPLKLSVGPSAFFNKLAFLPRSNLLLPQYCSPTQPPTHEIHTTEDREGMALDPQQFSPPPSPSVPSLPFHPKSFPMDHKGVLSCAKAHTQWFMQQKEVPWVSEDQTLHLQPELQRTRCSKLSPYSEVWWDVPQDPRLQQHILDSLSASLLYHSSLLGFLTRFEAPWKAMEQNKDPKASAPAKPAPSSTLASLSELQEVSPIEGLPGSQVLWETTGQREHPQISEPSILVPCQSVDPMTKSQGTSPLGAPPGYKTQWRTTVCKENSQAFVPPMTAPCQLPDALSELQKVIPEGGLSAPKDFWETMSHRESPQISRSPMPSPYPPLDPLPEPQGGSSLGDSPRYKLQCGHRENSGNPWAFKPSALDLSPGLYGTRPECVPPRSETPWEGKQSRDNLWVSADPVSSPSLPSSSLLVSLEMSSQEVLSESKTLGGQRENLWTSESPAPAYSPSLASILEFRRINPMGGLTRSEAAWKDIEHSRHSWISEPPSLALSPPPVLILEPLIASPTGVLFDSEARYGDIKRRKNSWTSELPVCSLPQDPHGTRSLGALSECEPIEGNKQKETCCVPGSPLWDPSPPPNSKSKSHISEPPRDQCTCKPKGKAVEQRDNCWATELPASTPRSLSAPLLDPHIDLEFVWRNVQPRGIPQDSSPPAMDLLHPIPWPPTLAKALKIEPNQSDIPKRELFPGAKAETPSSQREAVPEVPSTSGIQAWHWSRELGLRLKKLQQSPASRSPDPSQSFGSSLALSSTTPGSWRLSTCPPQQNNPPNLCPHSSSCHPPKVHSTVAQPVQISHCYHSHSSSQPLPQRSGRAEQGSQKEERVKVKMVAQVSSQGPCARIQTGENGPDLSEPLNPEVLASGNGKNKASTLSSAKKRERPRKPKAGDHRRGDARLVSSTVTGKSHPAQARRPVEGPLNRLSQRSQHKDQSSRHIAFPQQLHSKAAGPPIQQGAGLRAGDILTPQHCKHCHWVHMEKHLSSPTPRVPLTRSLQRMLAKFLGTHXPLPTKSSKRRKDW from the exons ATGGAATGGCTGATAGAAGGCCTGCTTGGGACTGAAGGGGACATGGGGCTTCTTTGGAGCCAGTTGACCCATGCCCTGGCCTGCAGACACTGTGGCAGCAGCTGCCTCCAGAGTCCAGGGAATCTGGTAACACTATTCTTGTTCATGATTTGGCAGATTCGGAGGTGGTGGCAACTTGGGAGCTGGCGACAGCTTCAACTCTGGTACTCTGGGGACATGATGCAAAGCAAG AGCCTACCACTTCTGTACCATGTGGCTTTCCTTGATCACTTATGGAAGCAGAagtcagaggaggaagaggaagaagaggaggaagaagaggatgtGTCTCTGGATCCACTGAAGCCATGTTCTCTTCCCAAAGAAGCTCCCCTTGGAGAAGAAGCCACCACAGCCCCATCTCAACCACCTTGTGGTCCTGAGGACCTCCAAAAAGCCATACGGACACCAAAGCAAGTACATACACGCACCCCAAGCCCTTCCAGATCCTTCCCCACCTTTCAGATCCTGACCAACCTGCCTATGAAGCACAAAACAGCATCAGGAAACTATCTACATCAGAGAAAAAGCCAGTTCTTCTGGGGTCTCCCCTCTCTGCATAGTGAGTCCTTGGAGGCCATCTTGCTGAGCTCAGGTGGCCCCTCTCCCCTAAAGTTGTCTGTTGGTCCTTCTGCCTTCTTCAACAAGCTTGCCTTCCTGCCTAGATCCAACCTTCTGCTTCCCCAGTACTGCTCCCCAACTCAGCCTCCTACCCATGAAATCCATACTACAGAAGATAGGGAAGGGATGGCTCTTGATCCTCAGCAATTTTCTCCTCCACCTTCCCCTTCTGTCCCATCGCTACCCTTTCATCCTAAGTCCTTTCCCATGGACCACAAGGGAGTCCTGTCTTGTGCTAAGGCACATACACAGTGGTTTATGCAGCAGAAAGAAGTCCCTTGGGTCTCTGAGGATCAAACCCTGCACCTACAACCTGAACTCCAAAGAACCAGATGCTCCAAGCTCTCCCCCTACTCTGAGGTCTGGTGGGATGTACCACAGGATCCCAGACTCCAACAACACATTCTAGattcactctctgcctctctgctatATCATTCTAGCCTTCTGGGATTCCTGACAAGGTTTGAGGCCCCATGGAAGGCTATGGAGCAAAACAAGGACCCCAAGGCCTCTGCGCCTGCAAAGCCAGCTCCCAGCTCAACCCTGGCCTCCCTTTCAGAACTCCAGGAAGTCAGCCCAATAGAAGGACTGCCTGGATCCCAGGTCCTCTGGGAAACCACAGGACAAAGAGAGCATCCTCAGATCTCTGAGCCTTCAATCCTGGTCCCTTGCCAATCTGTAGACCCCATGACAAAGTCTCAAGGAACTAGCCCCCTGGGAGCTCCACCTGGATATAAGACTCAGTGGAGAACCACAGTTTGTAAAGAGAATTCTCAAGCCTTTGTGCCTCCAATGACGGCTCCCTGCCAACTCCCAGATGCTCTGTCAGAACTCCAGAAAGTCATCCCTGAAGGAGGACTTTCTGCACCTAAGGACTTCTGGGAAACcatgagtcacagagagagccCACAGATCTCTAGGTCTCCAATGCCATCCCCCTACCCTCCCCTAGATCCCCTGCCAGAACCCCAGGGAGGCAGTTCTCTGGGAGATTCACCTAGGTATAAGCTCCAATGTGGACACAGAGAAAATTCAGGAAACCCTTGGGCCTTTAAGCCCTCAGCCCTAGACCTCAGCCCAGGGCTCTATGGAACCAGGCCTGAATGTGTCCCACCAAGATCAGAGACTCCATGGGAAGGTAAGCAGAGTAGAGATAATCTATGGGTCTCTGCAGACCCAGTTTCTTCTCCCAGTCTTCCCTCATCCTCTCTGCTGGTATCCCTAGAAATGAGTTCCCAGGAAGTCTTGTCTGAGTCCAAAACgttgggagggcagagagaaaaccTCTGGACCTCTgagtccccagcccctgcctaTAGCCCATCTCTAGCTTCCATTCTAGAATTCCGCAGAATCAATCCTATGGGAGGCCTCACTAGATCAGAAGCTGCATGGAAGGACATTGAACATTCTAGGCATTCCTGGATTTCTGAGCCCCCATCTCTGGCCCTCAGCCCACCCCCAGTTCTTATATTGGAGCCCCTCATAGCTAGCCCCACAGGGGTCCTGTTTGATTCTGAGGCTAGATATGGGgatataaaaaggagaaagaactcTTGGACTTCTGAGCTTCCAGTTTGCAGCTTACCCCAAGACCCACATGGAACCAGATCTTTGGGAGCCCTGTCTGAGTGTGAACCTATTGAAGGGAATAAGCAGAAAGAAACCTGTTGTGTTCCTGGGTCCCCACTGTGGGACCCCAGTCCACCTCCAAACTCTAAGTCAAAGTCTCACATAAGTGAGCCTCCTAGAGACCAATGTACCTGTAAGCCTAAGGGAAAAGCAGTGGAGCAGAGAgacaactgctgggccactgagCTCCCAGCCTCAACCCCCAgatctctctctgctcctctactAGATCCACATATTGACCTTGAGTTTGTGTGGAGGAATGTGCAACCAAGAGGGATCCCCCAGGACTCCAGCCCTCCAGCAATGGATCTCCTGCATCCAATACCCTGGCCTCCCACCTTAGCTAAAGCTCTGAAGATTGAGCCCAACCAGTCTGACATACCCAAGAGAGAGTTGTTCccaggggcaaaggcagagactcCATCCTCCCAGAGAGAGGCTGTCCCAGAGGTGCCCTCCACCTCTGGGATCCAGGCCTGGCACTGGAGTAGAGAGTTGGGACTCAGGCTAAAAAAACTACAGCAGAGCCCCGCTTCCAGATCCCCTGACCCAAGTCAATCATTTGGCAGCTCCCTTGCCCTGAGCTCCACAACTCCAGGCTCCTGGAGACTCTCTACATGCCCCCCACAGCAGAATAATCCCCCTAATTTGTGCCCCCACTCTTCAAGCTGTCATCCCCCAAAAGTTCACAGCACAGTAGCTCAGCCTGTCCAGATCTCCCACTGTTATCACTCCCACTCTTCTTCCCAGCCTCTGCCACAAAGGTCTGGCAGGGCCGAACAAGGGtctcagaaagaggaaagagtgaAGGTGAAGATGGTGGCCCAGGTCTCATCCCAGGGGCCATGTGCTCGCATACAGACTGGTGAGAATGGCCCAGACCTAAGCGAACCCTTAAACCCTGAGGTTCTGGCCTCAGGCAATGGAAAGAACAAGGCTTCAACCCTATCTTCagccaaaaagagagagagacccaggaaaCCCAAAGCAGGAGACCACAGAAGAGGGGATGCAAGACTGGTGTCATCCACAGTTACAGGGAAGAGCCACCCAGCCCAGGCCAGAAGACCAGTGGAAGGTCCTTTAAACAGACTTTCCCAAAGATCTCAGCATAAGGACCAGAGTTCTCGACACATTGCTTTCCCTCAGCAGCTTCACTCTAAGGCTGCAGGTCCCCCAATTCAGCAAGGGGCAGGGCTGAGAGCTGGTGACATCCTGACCCCTCAACACTGTAAGCACTGCCATTGGGTCCACATGGAAAAGCATCTCTCTTCCCCCACACCTCGGGTTCCACTTACCAGGAGTCTCCAAAGAATGTTAGCCAAGTTTCTGGGTACCC GGCCCCTGCCAACTAAATCCAGTAAGAGGAGGAAAGACTGGTAG
- the LOC112649655 gene encoding transitional endoplasmic reticulum ATPase isoform X1 yields MASGADSKGDDLSTAILKQKNRPNRLIVDEAINEDNSVVSLSQPKMDELQLFRGDTVLLKGKKRREAVCIVLSDDTCSDEKIRMNRVVRNNLRVHLGDVISIQPCPDVKYGKRIHVLPIDDTVEGITGNLFEVYLKPYFLEAYRPIRKGDIFLVRGGMRAVEFKVVETDPSPYCIVAPDTVIHCEGEPIKREDEEESLNEVGYDDIGGCRKQLAQIKEMVELPLRHPALFKAIGVKPPRGILLYGPPGTGKTLIARAVANETGAFFFLINGPEIMSKLAGESESNLRKAFEEAEKNAPAIIFIDELDAIAPKREKTHGEVERRIVSQLLTLMDGLKQRAHVIVMAATNRPNSIDPALRRFGRFDREVDIGIPDATGRLEILQIHTKNMKLADDVDLEQVANETHGHVGADLAALCSEAALQAIRKKMDLIDLEDETIDAEVMNSLAVTMDDFRWALSQSNPSALRETVVEVPQVTWEDIGGLEDVKRELQELVQYPVEHPDKFLKFGMTPSKGVLFYGPPGCGKTLLAKAIANECQANFISIKGPELLTMWFGESEANVREIFDKARQAAPCVLFFDELDSIAKARGGNIGDGGGAADRVINQILTEMDGMSTKKNVFIIGATNRPDIIDPAILRPGRLDQLIYIPLPDEKSRVAILKANLRKSPVAKDVDLEFLAKMTNGFSGADLTEICQRACKLAIRESIESEIRRERERQTNPSAMEVEEDDPVPEIRRDHFEEAMRFARRSVSDNDIRKYEMFAQTLQQSRGFGSFRFPSGNQGGAGPSQGSGGGTGGSVYTEDNDDDLYG; encoded by the exons GACACAGTATtgctgaaaggaaagaagaggcgGGAAGCTGTGTGCATTGTGCTTTCTGATGACACATGTTCCGATGAGAAGATTCGAATGAATAGAGTTGTTCGGAATAACCTTCGCGTACATCTAGGGGATGTAATCAG CATCCAGCCGTGTCCTGATGTGAAGTACGGCAAACGTATCCACGTGCTACCCATCGATGACACGGTGGAAGGCATCACTGGCAATCTCTTCGAGGTATACCTTAAGCCATACTTCCTGGAAGCTTATCGACCCATCCGGAAAG GAGACATTTTCCTTGTCCGGGGTGGAATGCGTGCTGTAGAGTTCAAAGTAGTGGAGACAGATCCCAGTCCTTACTGCATTGTTGCCCCAGACACAGTGATCCACTGTGAAGGGGAGCCTATCAAACGAGAG GATGAGGAAGAGTCCTTGAATGAAGTAGGCTATGATGATATTGGTGGCTGCAGGAAACAGCTGGCTCAGATAAAGGAGATGGTGGAGCTACCTCTCAGACATCCTGCTCTCTTTAAGGCGATTGGTGTTAAG CCTCCTCGGGGAATCTTGCTCTATGGACCTCCTGGAACTGGGAAGACCCTAATTGCCCGAGCTGTGGCAAATGAGACTGGAGCCTTCTTCTTCTTAATCAATG gtcctgagatcatgagcaagTTGGCTGGTGAGTCTGAGAGCAACCTTCGTAAAGCCTTTGAGGAGGCTGAGAAGAATGCTCCGGCTATCATCTTCATTGATGAGCTAGATGCCATCGCTcccaaaagagagaaa ACCCATGGGGAGGTGGAAAGGCGTATTGTATCACAGTTGTTGACCCTTATGGATGGCCTAAAGCAGAGAGCACATGTGATTGTCATGGCAGCAACCAACAGACCCAATAGCATTGACCCAGCCCTTCGGCGATTTG GTCGCTTTGACAGGGAGGTAGATATTGGAATCCCTGATGCTACAGGACGCTTGGAAATTCTTCAGATTCATACCAAGAACATGAAGCTGGCAGATGATGTGGACCTGGAACAG GTGGCCAATGAGACTCATGGGCATGTGGGTGCTGACCTAGCAGCCCTGTGCTCGGAGGCTGCTCTTCAAGCTATCCGTAAGAAGATGGACCTCATTGATTTAGAGGATGAGACCATCGACGCCGAAGTCATGAACTCTCTGGCAGTTACTATGGATGACTTCCGG tgggCCCTGAGCCAGAGCAATCCATCAGCACTGCGGGAAACAGTGGTGGAGGTACCACAGGTGACCTGGGAGGATATTGGGGGCCTGGAGGATGTCAAACGTGAGCTTCAGGAGCTGGTCCAG tATCCTGTGGAGCACCCAGACAAATTCCTCAAGTTTGGCATGACACCCTCCAAAGGAGTACTCTTCTATGGACCCCCTGGCTGTGGGAAAACCTTGCTGGCCAAAGCCATTGCTAATGAGTGCCAGGCCAACTTCATCTCTATCAAGGGTCCTGAGCTGCTCACCATGTGGTTTGGGGAGTCTGAAGCCAATGTCAGGGAAATCTTTGACAAG GCCCGCCAAGCTGCCCCCTGTGTACTGTTCTTTGATGAGCTGGATTCAATTGCCAAGGCCCGTGGTGGTAACATTGGAGATGGTGGTGGGGCTGCAGACCGAGTCATCAACCAGATCCTGACAGAAATGGATGGCATGTCTacaaaaaagaatgtgtttattATTGGCGCTACCAATCGGCCTGACATCATTGATCCTGCCATCCTGCGACCTGGTCGCCTTGATCAGCTCATCTATATTCCACTTCCTGATGAGAAGTCACGTGTTGCTATCCTTAAGGCCAACCTGCGCAAGTCCCCAGTTGCCAAG GATGTGGATTTGGAGTTCCTGGCTAAAATGACTAATGGCTTCTCTGGAGCTGACCTGACGGAGATTTGCCAACGTGCTTGCAAGCTGGCCATCCGTGAATCCATTGAGAGTGAAATTAGGCGAGAACGGGAGAGGCAGACCAACCCATCTGCCATG GAGGTAGAAGAAGATGATCCAGTGCCTGAGATCCGCCGAGATCACTTTGAGGAAGCCATGCGCTTTGCCCGCCGTTCTGTCAGTGACAATGACATTCGGAAGTATGAGATGTTTGCTCAGACCCTTCAGCAGAGTCGGGGCTTTGGCAGCTTCAG ATTCCCTTCAGGAAACCAGGGTGGAGCTGGCCCCAGTCAGGGCAGTGGAGGCGGCACAGGTGGCAGTGTATACACAGAAGACAATGACGATGACCTGTATGGCTAA
- the LOC112649655 gene encoding transitional endoplasmic reticulum ATPase isoform X2, with protein sequence MDELQLFRGDTVLLKGKKRREAVCIVLSDDTCSDEKIRMNRVVRNNLRVHLGDVISIQPCPDVKYGKRIHVLPIDDTVEGITGNLFEVYLKPYFLEAYRPIRKGDIFLVRGGMRAVEFKVVETDPSPYCIVAPDTVIHCEGEPIKREDEEESLNEVGYDDIGGCRKQLAQIKEMVELPLRHPALFKAIGVKPPRGILLYGPPGTGKTLIARAVANETGAFFFLINGPEIMSKLAGESESNLRKAFEEAEKNAPAIIFIDELDAIAPKREKTHGEVERRIVSQLLTLMDGLKQRAHVIVMAATNRPNSIDPALRRFGRFDREVDIGIPDATGRLEILQIHTKNMKLADDVDLEQVANETHGHVGADLAALCSEAALQAIRKKMDLIDLEDETIDAEVMNSLAVTMDDFRWALSQSNPSALRETVVEVPQVTWEDIGGLEDVKRELQELVQYPVEHPDKFLKFGMTPSKGVLFYGPPGCGKTLLAKAIANECQANFISIKGPELLTMWFGESEANVREIFDKARQAAPCVLFFDELDSIAKARGGNIGDGGGAADRVINQILTEMDGMSTKKNVFIIGATNRPDIIDPAILRPGRLDQLIYIPLPDEKSRVAILKANLRKSPVAKDVDLEFLAKMTNGFSGADLTEICQRACKLAIRESIESEIRRERERQTNPSAMEVEEDDPVPEIRRDHFEEAMRFARRSVSDNDIRKYEMFAQTLQQSRGFGSFRFPSGNQGGAGPSQGSGGGTGGSVYTEDNDDDLYG encoded by the exons GACACAGTATtgctgaaaggaaagaagaggcgGGAAGCTGTGTGCATTGTGCTTTCTGATGACACATGTTCCGATGAGAAGATTCGAATGAATAGAGTTGTTCGGAATAACCTTCGCGTACATCTAGGGGATGTAATCAG CATCCAGCCGTGTCCTGATGTGAAGTACGGCAAACGTATCCACGTGCTACCCATCGATGACACGGTGGAAGGCATCACTGGCAATCTCTTCGAGGTATACCTTAAGCCATACTTCCTGGAAGCTTATCGACCCATCCGGAAAG GAGACATTTTCCTTGTCCGGGGTGGAATGCGTGCTGTAGAGTTCAAAGTAGTGGAGACAGATCCCAGTCCTTACTGCATTGTTGCCCCAGACACAGTGATCCACTGTGAAGGGGAGCCTATCAAACGAGAG GATGAGGAAGAGTCCTTGAATGAAGTAGGCTATGATGATATTGGTGGCTGCAGGAAACAGCTGGCTCAGATAAAGGAGATGGTGGAGCTACCTCTCAGACATCCTGCTCTCTTTAAGGCGATTGGTGTTAAG CCTCCTCGGGGAATCTTGCTCTATGGACCTCCTGGAACTGGGAAGACCCTAATTGCCCGAGCTGTGGCAAATGAGACTGGAGCCTTCTTCTTCTTAATCAATG gtcctgagatcatgagcaagTTGGCTGGTGAGTCTGAGAGCAACCTTCGTAAAGCCTTTGAGGAGGCTGAGAAGAATGCTCCGGCTATCATCTTCATTGATGAGCTAGATGCCATCGCTcccaaaagagagaaa ACCCATGGGGAGGTGGAAAGGCGTATTGTATCACAGTTGTTGACCCTTATGGATGGCCTAAAGCAGAGAGCACATGTGATTGTCATGGCAGCAACCAACAGACCCAATAGCATTGACCCAGCCCTTCGGCGATTTG GTCGCTTTGACAGGGAGGTAGATATTGGAATCCCTGATGCTACAGGACGCTTGGAAATTCTTCAGATTCATACCAAGAACATGAAGCTGGCAGATGATGTGGACCTGGAACAG GTGGCCAATGAGACTCATGGGCATGTGGGTGCTGACCTAGCAGCCCTGTGCTCGGAGGCTGCTCTTCAAGCTATCCGTAAGAAGATGGACCTCATTGATTTAGAGGATGAGACCATCGACGCCGAAGTCATGAACTCTCTGGCAGTTACTATGGATGACTTCCGG tgggCCCTGAGCCAGAGCAATCCATCAGCACTGCGGGAAACAGTGGTGGAGGTACCACAGGTGACCTGGGAGGATATTGGGGGCCTGGAGGATGTCAAACGTGAGCTTCAGGAGCTGGTCCAG tATCCTGTGGAGCACCCAGACAAATTCCTCAAGTTTGGCATGACACCCTCCAAAGGAGTACTCTTCTATGGACCCCCTGGCTGTGGGAAAACCTTGCTGGCCAAAGCCATTGCTAATGAGTGCCAGGCCAACTTCATCTCTATCAAGGGTCCTGAGCTGCTCACCATGTGGTTTGGGGAGTCTGAAGCCAATGTCAGGGAAATCTTTGACAAG GCCCGCCAAGCTGCCCCCTGTGTACTGTTCTTTGATGAGCTGGATTCAATTGCCAAGGCCCGTGGTGGTAACATTGGAGATGGTGGTGGGGCTGCAGACCGAGTCATCAACCAGATCCTGACAGAAATGGATGGCATGTCTacaaaaaagaatgtgtttattATTGGCGCTACCAATCGGCCTGACATCATTGATCCTGCCATCCTGCGACCTGGTCGCCTTGATCAGCTCATCTATATTCCACTTCCTGATGAGAAGTCACGTGTTGCTATCCTTAAGGCCAACCTGCGCAAGTCCCCAGTTGCCAAG GATGTGGATTTGGAGTTCCTGGCTAAAATGACTAATGGCTTCTCTGGAGCTGACCTGACGGAGATTTGCCAACGTGCTTGCAAGCTGGCCATCCGTGAATCCATTGAGAGTGAAATTAGGCGAGAACGGGAGAGGCAGACCAACCCATCTGCCATG GAGGTAGAAGAAGATGATCCAGTGCCTGAGATCCGCCGAGATCACTTTGAGGAAGCCATGCGCTTTGCCCGCCGTTCTGTCAGTGACAATGACATTCGGAAGTATGAGATGTTTGCTCAGACCCTTCAGCAGAGTCGGGGCTTTGGCAGCTTCAG ATTCCCTTCAGGAAACCAGGGTGGAGCTGGCCCCAGTCAGGGCAGTGGAGGCGGCACAGGTGGCAGTGTATACACAGAAGACAATGACGATGACCTGTATGGCTAA